The proteins below are encoded in one region of Paenibacillus sp. YYML68:
- a CDS encoding sugar ABC transporter permease, which yields MSIYMQTWKKQIQRNWHLYLFILPTLIYFTIFNYLPMYGVQIAFKNFIPSKGITGSEWVGLEHFLRFFNSPSFWTIIQNTVLISLYELLLFPLPILFALAINELRNGMFKKSVQIITYAPHFISVVVVAGIIVSLSHPSTGILNKGIVLLGGEPISFMTEPEWFKSIYVWSGTWQQLGWNSIIYIAALSAINPELHEAATIDGATRMQRVWNINLPGIMPTVIILLILSIGSFMSIGFEKVYLLQNQLNMDSSEVIQTYVYRSGLLQAQYSFSAAVGLFNSVINLVLLVTINRIARKVSQTSLW from the coding sequence ATGAGCATTTACATGCAGACCTGGAAGAAGCAAATCCAACGGAATTGGCATCTGTATTTGTTTATACTGCCAACGTTGATTTATTTCACGATCTTTAACTATTTACCTATGTATGGCGTTCAGATCGCGTTCAAAAACTTTATTCCTTCTAAAGGAATTACGGGTAGCGAATGGGTCGGCTTAGAGCATTTCTTACGATTCTTCAATTCCCCATCCTTCTGGACCATTATTCAGAACACTGTATTAATTAGTTTATACGAGCTCCTCTTGTTTCCTCTCCCGATTCTGTTCGCGCTTGCCATTAATGAATTGCGCAACGGAATGTTCAAAAAGAGTGTCCAGATTATTACGTATGCGCCGCACTTTATATCTGTAGTCGTAGTAGCGGGCATTATCGTATCGCTGTCCCATCCGAGTACGGGGATCTTGAATAAGGGTATCGTCTTGCTTGGAGGGGAGCCCATTAGCTTCATGACGGAGCCTGAATGGTTCAAGTCCATCTACGTTTGGTCAGGGACGTGGCAGCAGCTGGGCTGGAATTCGATCATCTATATCGCAGCACTGAGCGCGATTAACCCGGAGCTGCACGAGGCCGCTACGATCGACGGGGCAACCCGAATGCAGCGGGTCTGGAACATTAACTTACCGGGAATTATGCCGACGGTTATCATTCTCCTCATCCTGAGCATTGGCAGCTTCATGTCGATCGGATTCGAGAAGGTCTACTTATTGCAAAACCAGCTGAACATGGATTCATCTGAGGTGATCCAAACCTACGTGTACCGAAGCGGCTTGCTTCAGGCTCAATACAGCTTCTCTGCAGCGGTGGGGCTATTCAATTCGGTCATCAATCTGGTGCTTCTGGTGACGATCAACAGGATTGCTCGTAAGGTCAGCCAAACTAGCTTGTGGTAA
- a CDS encoding alpha-L-rhamnosidase, protein MVEVKIGMKPYDLRCEYKVHRLGMDERSPRLSWKLHAPYRAAQQSAYRLIVSAGGDVWWDTGKIVSNQSVHVPYEGPAFTSRTRYEARVKVWDQDDVESDWSEEVYWETALLDSSEWTAAWITASCEQPEACPYMRKPFTLREGIVAARIYATSLGVYQLFVNGEKADDTLFTPGWTSYSKRLQYQTYDVTRLLASGENALGVMLGNGWYKGNLGWKGSSDLYGSQRAALVQLHVQYEDGTEDVIVSDRSWKASAGPLLMSELYHGEVYDARLEQDGWSRIGFDDSQWTDVSLLEHGFDTLIAQEGEAVRVVEELTPVDVLRTPNGETVVDFGQNLVGWVKLTVEAEEGHTITLRHAEVLDEAGNFYTSNLRTAKQTITYICRGGGVERYCPYFSFQGFRYIQVEGIPHELVASSVVAQVIYSDMDQTGSFECSDEMVNQLQRNIVWGQKGNFLDIPTDCPQRDERLGWTGDAQVFIRTAAFNMNVATFFTKWLKDLAADQLPDGGVPFVIPDILRGQHSSSAWGDAAVICPWVLYERYGDRRVLEQQYDSMVRWVEYIRSQGDHEYLWNTGFHFGDWLAMDAPKGTRMGATPKDLIATAFYAYSSSLVAKAAHVLGKQEDAARYTELSAQVAREFRKEFVTPNGRVASPTQTAYVLALMFDLLEDTDRERAASILARYVEENHNRLTTGFVGTPYLCLALSKHGYTELAYKLVLQKEYPSWLYPITKGATTIWEHWDGIQPDGSLCTDPMNSYNHYAYGSIGEWLYRVAAGLDTDEEYPGYKKSRIAPQLTDAIDYAQASYCSMYGVVAAGWERQENGAISVKVTIPPNTGATVILPGAVLDRVEESGVPAMTAEGVRSAVQTEAGVQLEVGSGEYQFMYSCK, encoded by the coding sequence ATGGTGGAAGTGAAGATCGGTATGAAGCCGTATGATTTGCGCTGTGAATACAAGGTCCACCGACTCGGCATGGATGAGCGTAGTCCCCGATTGAGCTGGAAGCTGCATGCACCATACAGAGCCGCGCAGCAATCTGCCTATAGGCTGATTGTATCAGCAGGAGGGGACGTATGGTGGGATACGGGTAAGATCGTGTCTAATCAATCCGTTCATGTTCCCTATGAAGGTCCTGCGTTCACATCAAGGACGCGTTACGAGGCTCGTGTGAAGGTATGGGATCAAGACGACGTCGAGTCAGACTGGAGCGAGGAAGTCTATTGGGAGACCGCGCTGCTGGACTCTAGCGAGTGGACGGCTGCATGGATTACAGCAAGCTGCGAGCAGCCGGAGGCGTGTCCGTATATGCGTAAGCCATTCACACTGCGTGAAGGCATTGTCGCTGCACGCATCTATGCGACTAGCCTTGGGGTGTATCAGCTGTTCGTGAACGGAGAGAAGGCCGATGATACCTTATTTACTCCCGGCTGGACGAGCTACAGCAAGAGGCTGCAATACCAGACCTACGATGTCACGAGGCTGCTTGCGAGCGGTGAGAATGCGTTAGGTGTGATGCTGGGTAACGGCTGGTACAAGGGGAATTTGGGCTGGAAGGGCTCAAGCGACCTGTATGGCAGCCAGCGGGCTGCTCTCGTGCAGCTGCATGTGCAGTACGAGGACGGAACGGAGGATGTGATCGTCTCGGATCGTTCCTGGAAGGCTAGTGCAGGTCCATTGCTCATGTCCGAGCTGTATCATGGGGAGGTCTATGATGCCCGGCTTGAGCAGGATGGCTGGAGTCGTATCGGGTTCGATGATAGCCAGTGGACAGACGTATCACTGCTGGAGCACGGCTTCGACACGTTAATTGCGCAGGAGGGCGAGGCGGTTCGTGTCGTGGAGGAGCTCACACCTGTTGACGTGCTGCGCACTCCGAACGGTGAGACGGTCGTTGATTTTGGACAGAACCTGGTTGGTTGGGTGAAGCTTACCGTCGAGGCGGAGGAAGGGCATACGATTACATTGCGTCATGCGGAGGTGCTGGATGAGGCTGGTAACTTCTATACGAGCAATCTGCGTACGGCGAAGCAAACGATTACCTACATTTGCAGAGGAGGCGGAGTCGAACGTTATTGTCCGTATTTCTCATTCCAGGGCTTCCGCTATATTCAAGTTGAAGGTATTCCTCATGAGCTTGTCGCGTCAAGCGTCGTCGCTCAGGTCATATACAGTGACATGGATCAGACAGGCAGCTTTGAATGCTCGGATGAAATGGTCAATCAGCTGCAGCGCAATATCGTATGGGGACAGAAGGGGAACTTTCTCGACATACCGACGGACTGTCCTCAGCGCGATGAACGATTAGGCTGGACGGGGGACGCTCAAGTGTTCATTCGTACCGCCGCGTTCAATATGAACGTCGCTACGTTCTTTACCAAATGGCTGAAGGATCTCGCGGCGGACCAGCTTCCGGATGGAGGGGTACCCTTCGTAATTCCTGATATTCTGCGGGGACAGCATTCCTCATCAGCATGGGGGGATGCGGCGGTAATCTGCCCTTGGGTTCTGTACGAGCGATATGGGGATCGGCGAGTGCTGGAGCAGCAGTATGATAGTATGGTCCGCTGGGTCGAATACATTCGCTCGCAAGGCGATCACGAATACTTGTGGAATACAGGCTTCCACTTTGGCGATTGGCTTGCTATGGATGCACCGAAGGGTACCCGTATGGGAGCGACTCCGAAGGACTTGATCGCTACCGCCTTCTATGCGTACTCCTCGTCTCTCGTAGCGAAGGCAGCCCATGTGCTGGGCAAGCAGGAGGACGCGGCTCGCTATACGGAGCTGAGTGCTCAGGTGGCCCGGGAATTCCGCAAGGAATTCGTCACTCCGAACGGAAGGGTCGCTTCGCCGACGCAAACAGCGTACGTGCTGGCACTCATGTTCGATCTATTGGAGGATACCGACCGGGAGCGAGCTGCGTCGATTCTGGCCCGATACGTAGAGGAGAATCACAATCGATTGACAACAGGCTTCGTCGGCACGCCCTATCTGTGTCTGGCGCTGTCGAAGCACGGCTATACGGAGCTTGCTTATAAGCTTGTTCTGCAGAAGGAGTACCCTTCATGGCTGTACCCGATTACGAAGGGGGCAACCACGATCTGGGAGCATTGGGACGGTATTCAGCCGGATGGCTCGTTATGCACCGATCCGATGAACTCCTACAACCATTATGCATACGGATCGATCGGCGAGTGGTTATACCGGGTTGCAGCTGGCCTCGACACGGACGAAGAATACCCGGGCTACAAGAAGTCGCGTATTGCACCGCAGCTTACGGATGCCATCGATTATGCCCAGGCCTCCTATTGCTCGATGTACGGAGTAGTGGCAGCAGGCTGGGAACGCCAAGAGAATGGCGCGATCTCGGTGAAGGTGACGATACCGCCTAACACAGGGGCGACGGTGATACTGCCAGGTGCGGTGCTCGATCGGGTGGAGGAATCCGGCGTGCCGGCGATGACTGCGGAAGGCGTCCGCTCGGCCGTGCAGACGGAAGCGGGTGTGCAGCTGGAAGTAGGATCAGGCGAATATCAATTCATGTATTCATGCAAATAA
- a CDS encoding extracellular solute-binding protein, whose translation MRKISLLLAVTMMTGAAAACSSKDSAETKPWDQAAPKNFNATGFPIVDEKVTLKLMGSKGANQGPWDQMMFFEEMGRMTNVYFEFDTPDAKIYPEKKNLAFASDNLPDVFFAGQLTSFDQINYGKQGLLIPLEGLIDQHAPNLKAMLDKNPSIRRAITAPDGHIYALPQVTDINRDLMFFRTYLNANWMEALGNPKVPETTDELLVLLKRFRDEDPNKNGKKDELPLSFLNAKNDSLNMARTYIMPAFGALEDRNNQSRLQVTGDKVSAAFMTEGYKEFLKYMKTLHQEKLLDPEIFTHTDQQLKAKGQDNKIGMTFHAAPFSVFKVEKPEDNAKYPLVLPLTSPINKEKVLTPRPNIHLGTFAITKNNKHPEAMIRWIDYLYTPEGFMLGNQGVEGKSWKWLDEGKTQWDRITPEGMNKEDFRARNTPDAGAMIPILKRMELNYKQVDLVNNILNKQAEQLTQYAKDAMPLLFLTEEEENRANILKNDLMNYIAQMEAKLILDKESFDNWDAYIATLKKMNVDEYVGIYQKAYDRWKATK comes from the coding sequence ATGAGAAAAATATCGTTGTTACTGGCTGTCACGATGATGACAGGTGCGGCCGCGGCTTGTTCATCCAAGGATTCTGCTGAAACGAAGCCTTGGGATCAAGCAGCCCCAAAGAACTTCAACGCTACGGGCTTCCCTATTGTTGATGAGAAGGTGACCTTAAAGCTGATGGGCTCGAAGGGAGCGAATCAGGGCCCTTGGGATCAGATGATGTTCTTTGAGGAAATGGGCAGAATGACGAACGTGTATTTTGAGTTCGATACGCCCGACGCCAAAATATATCCGGAAAAGAAAAACCTTGCTTTTGCCAGCGATAATTTGCCTGACGTGTTTTTTGCTGGACAGCTGACATCGTTTGATCAAATCAACTATGGCAAGCAGGGATTGTTGATCCCGCTTGAGGGTCTCATTGATCAGCATGCTCCTAATCTGAAAGCCATGCTGGATAAGAATCCTTCGATCCGAAGAGCCATCACAGCACCGGACGGTCATATCTATGCCCTGCCGCAAGTCACAGACATTAATCGTGATCTGATGTTCTTCCGTACGTACTTGAACGCGAATTGGATGGAAGCATTGGGGAATCCTAAGGTGCCGGAAACAACAGATGAGCTTCTTGTTTTGTTAAAGCGCTTCCGCGATGAGGACCCGAACAAGAACGGGAAGAAGGATGAGCTTCCGTTGTCGTTCCTCAATGCCAAGAACGATTCATTGAATATGGCTAGAACGTATATTATGCCGGCGTTCGGTGCATTGGAGGATCGGAACAATCAATCCCGCTTGCAGGTGACGGGGGATAAGGTTAGTGCTGCGTTCATGACGGAGGGCTACAAGGAATTCCTGAAGTACATGAAGACGCTGCATCAAGAGAAGCTTCTGGACCCGGAGATCTTCACACATACGGATCAGCAGCTGAAGGCCAAGGGACAAGATAATAAGATTGGTATGACGTTCCACGCCGCGCCGTTCTCGGTGTTCAAGGTGGAGAAGCCGGAGGACAATGCGAAATACCCGTTGGTCCTGCCTCTGACAAGTCCAATCAATAAGGAGAAGGTGCTGACACCTCGTCCGAATATTCATCTGGGAACGTTCGCCATTACGAAGAACAATAAGCATCCCGAAGCGATGATCCGCTGGATCGACTACTTGTATACACCAGAGGGCTTTATGCTTGGTAACCAAGGAGTTGAAGGCAAGAGCTGGAAGTGGCTGGATGAAGGTAAAACACAATGGGACCGAATCACGCCTGAAGGTATGAACAAGGAAGATTTCCGTGCTAGAAATACACCGGATGCCGGGGCAATGATCCCAATATTGAAGCGCATGGAGCTGAACTACAAGCAAGTGGACCTCGTGAACAATATCTTGAACAAGCAAGCCGAGCAATTGACGCAGTATGCGAAGGATGCCATGCCGCTGCTCTTCCTGACAGAAGAAGAGGAGAACCGTGCGAACATTCTGAAGAACGATCTCATGAACTACATCGCTCAGATGGAAGCGAAGCTTATACTGGACAAAGAGAGCTTCGATAACTGGGATGCTTATATCGCCACGCTGAAGAAAATGAACGTTGATGAATATGTGGGTATTTATCAGAAGGCGTATGATCGCTGGAAAGCAACGAAGTAA
- a CDS encoding sulfatase produces MSRKNILFLFTDQQRYDTIEAHGNPIIKTPALNRLVESGVTFTRAYTSCPVCVPARYALMTGQLPHRTDCTANERMPDGRRSFMEILSQNGYQTHGVGKMHFTFADQGAEALWGFESRDISEEGGGEDDFKRFLNQNGYEHVHDPQGIRSEMYYIPQPSQLPAHLHNTTWVVDRSIDFLERRDQDRPFLLMSSFIKPHPPFETPTPWNKLYRGPEMPLPKRPMNGEELLTYWNRFQNRYKYRDQGVDDHLMRTMKAAYYCTISFIDYQIGRLLAYMEEHGLLKDTLIVFSSDHAELLGDYNSVGKRSFLDSAARIPLLVVDPDRTKGNERCNVPVSLVDVLPTFLQAAQIEPQEDYSGRSLLDIAEGKEQRELTIAQYNRNEFGVYMAVTERYKYIYSAPDNKEWLFDLQVDPEETHNYFNNPMYKDQADLMKRQLLELLRKDGCTSMIDGDDWKRYEPQQLPPGPDSLLLFQDPPASIPHIPGYERSFEINQSALFRTKF; encoded by the coding sequence ATGTCACGTAAAAACATTTTGTTTCTATTCACGGATCAGCAGCGATATGACACCATTGAGGCTCATGGCAATCCGATTATCAAGACACCTGCGTTGAATCGGTTAGTCGAGTCAGGAGTTACCTTCACAAGAGCGTATACGTCGTGTCCGGTATGTGTACCGGCGCGGTATGCCTTGATGACAGGACAGCTGCCGCACCGTACTGATTGTACAGCGAATGAGAGAATGCCGGACGGTCGGCGCAGCTTCATGGAGATTTTGTCACAGAACGGCTATCAGACTCATGGAGTTGGCAAAATGCATTTTACATTTGCGGATCAGGGAGCGGAGGCGCTCTGGGGCTTCGAATCCCGCGATATTAGCGAGGAGGGAGGAGGCGAGGATGATTTCAAGCGGTTCCTCAATCAGAACGGGTATGAGCATGTGCATGATCCGCAAGGAATCCGCAGCGAGATGTACTATATTCCTCAGCCGTCCCAGCTTCCGGCACATTTGCACAATACGACGTGGGTCGTCGATCGCAGTATCGATTTCTTAGAGCGAAGAGACCAAGACCGCCCGTTCCTGCTGATGAGCAGCTTTATTAAGCCACACCCGCCCTTCGAGACGCCTACTCCTTGGAACAAGCTGTATCGGGGGCCGGAGATGCCGCTCCCTAAGCGTCCGATGAACGGTGAGGAGCTGCTGACTTACTGGAATCGATTCCAGAATCGATATAAATACCGTGATCAAGGTGTGGACGATCATCTGATGCGGACGATGAAGGCCGCCTATTATTGCACGATCTCCTTCATCGATTATCAGATTGGACGTCTGCTCGCCTATATGGAAGAGCATGGGCTGCTGAAGGATACGCTGATCGTGTTCTCCTCCGACCATGCCGAGCTGCTGGGGGATTACAACAGTGTGGGCAAGCGCAGCTTCCTGGATTCGGCGGCACGCATTCCACTCCTTGTGGTCGATCCAGATCGAACGAAGGGGAACGAGCGCTGCAATGTCCCTGTAAGTCTGGTGGATGTACTGCCTACATTCCTGCAAGCGGCACAGATTGAGCCGCAAGAGGATTACAGCGGCCGAAGCTTGCTCGATATTGCCGAGGGCAAGGAGCAGCGGGAGCTGACGATTGCTCAATACAATCGCAATGAGTTCGGTGTGTATATGGCTGTTACCGAGCGTTATAAATATATCTACTCAGCACCGGATAACAAGGAGTGGCTGTTCGATCTGCAGGTCGATCCGGAAGAAACACACAATTACTTCAATAATCCGATGTACAAGGATCAAGCTGATCTGATGAAGCGCCAGCTGCTTGAGCTGCTGAGGAAGGATGGCTGCACATCGATGATCGACGGTGACGATTGGAAGCGGTATGAGCCTCAGCAGCTGCCTCCGGGCCCCGATTCGCTATTGCTGTTCCAGGACCCGCCTGCAAGTATTCCACATATTCCTGGATATGAGCGAAGCTTTGAAATCAATCAAAGCGCACTGTTTCGAACAAAATTTTAG
- a CDS encoding carbohydrate ABC transporter permease, with product MGAVITSLGDRVFDAVNRLGLLLVTLVVLYPLVYVVSASISNPAYVNTGQMWLWPIDITFDGYRRVLENPDIWTGYRNTILYTVLGTCFNLLLTIPCAYALARKDLYGRNFITGIFLVTMFFNGGLIPTYLVIKNLNLLDTPWVLMIVGGASVWNLIVARTFFQNTIPRELEEAAEVDGCSHLSLFLRVILPISGPIIAVMALFYGVAHWNQYFNAMMYLQSRSLYPLQLFLREILIVNEMSANMMMDGESMAAMAEQAKIADIIKYAVIIISALPLLIVYPFVQRFFIKGILIGSLKG from the coding sequence GTGGGAGCTGTGATAACCTCTTTGGGGGATCGTGTGTTTGATGCAGTCAATCGCTTGGGACTGCTCTTGGTGACGCTCGTCGTCTTGTATCCGCTTGTATATGTTGTAAGTGCATCGATTAGCAACCCGGCCTATGTCAATACCGGACAGATGTGGCTGTGGCCTATCGACATTACGTTCGACGGTTATCGAAGAGTACTGGAGAACCCGGACATCTGGACCGGCTACCGTAATACGATCCTGTATACGGTGCTCGGAACGTGCTTCAACCTATTATTGACCATTCCTTGCGCATATGCACTGGCTCGCAAAGATTTGTACGGTCGCAACTTCATTACGGGCATCTTTTTGGTGACTATGTTTTTTAACGGCGGACTCATTCCGACCTATCTTGTTATTAAGAACCTGAATCTATTGGACACGCCATGGGTGCTAATGATCGTAGGAGGAGCCAGCGTCTGGAACTTAATCGTCGCCCGGACCTTCTTCCAGAATACGATTCCCCGGGAGCTGGAGGAAGCAGCCGAGGTGGATGGCTGCTCCCATCTCTCCTTGTTCCTGCGGGTCATTCTACCGATCTCCGGACCGATTATCGCGGTTATGGCCTTGTTCTACGGCGTGGCCCACTGGAACCAATATTTTAATGCGATGATGTATTTGCAGAGCCGCTCGCTGTACCCATTACAGTTATTTTTGAGAGAAATTCTGATCGTGAATGAGATGAGCGCCAATATGATGATGGACGGCGAATCTATGGCTGCTATGGCCGAGCAAGCGAAGATTGCGGATATCATCAAGTATGCCGTCATTATTATTTCGGCCTTGCCTCTGCTAATTGTATACCCGTTTGTTCAGCGCTTCTTCATTAAAGGTATTCTGATTGGTTCGCTCAAGGGGTAA
- a CDS encoding glycoside hydrolase family 3 N-terminal domain-containing protein: MESYKNAALSVDARVEDLLQRMTLAEKVVQTMSIGKVGQTFDVKLNEDGSLADGSIDDIYTHGAGAIQLPFKGDSIETRIQKLNALQSYFVNQTRLGIPVMVHEECLHGHLAKDATSFPIPIAMASTWDTELIERVYSAMSKEARARGGHEAHTPVLDLARDPRWGRTEETYGEDTFLVTRMGVAAVRGLQGDGPAVDAEHVIAAPKHLAGYAQSDGGRNFAPSHIPLRVLQDQILPPFKAVVQEAGALGMMPSHNEIDGIPCHGNRKLLTDTLREDWGFNGIVVSDYFDSSRLDILFHVVSNQKEAAVKALKAGLDMDLPGGGCYIHLLEAVAEDPSLEEVLNIAVARILRAKFLLGLFENPYADADYAKRIINCDSHKKLAKEVADKSITLLKNEGGLLPLQLNKLRKLAVIGPNAHPICTGSYSTKPNKGISILDGIIAKTKGQLEVVYAKGCDIIKGKDDGGETELDRRLNNPQLRSLDENVAWIEEAVQVAKESEVAVVCVGGNTLTSREAIFFNDDRGDRADLNLPGSQDELVKRIVETGTPTVVILINGSPLTINYIAQNVPAILEGWYLGEETGHTVADVLFGDVNPSGKLPITFPRSVGQLPVYYSQKPTGLFKKYLFVEHDEPLFVFGSGLSYTTFEYRHLQLSSSSMTVEGTVTVSIDVSNTGEVAGDEVVQLYITDLVSSVTRPIQELKGFKRITLQPGETKTVSFLIEPSMLSFTDEQYETIVEPGEFKIMVGTSSKQYESVVLNVVPVS, encoded by the coding sequence ATGGAGTCTTACAAAAATGCGGCCCTCTCTGTGGACGCCCGTGTTGAGGATTTGCTGCAAAGGATGACGTTGGCGGAGAAGGTCGTACAAACGATGTCCATCGGAAAAGTAGGTCAGACGTTTGATGTGAAGCTCAATGAGGACGGAAGTCTGGCCGATGGAAGTATCGACGACATCTACACCCATGGAGCCGGGGCGATTCAGCTTCCGTTCAAGGGCGACTCGATTGAAACGAGAATCCAAAAGCTCAATGCTCTTCAAAGCTATTTTGTCAATCAGACTAGACTGGGCATACCTGTGATGGTGCATGAGGAGTGTCTGCATGGACATCTGGCGAAGGATGCAACAAGCTTCCCTATTCCGATCGCGATGGCCAGTACGTGGGATACGGAGCTGATTGAACGTGTGTACTCCGCGATGAGTAAGGAAGCGAGGGCTAGAGGGGGCCATGAAGCGCATACGCCTGTGCTTGATCTGGCAAGAGACCCTCGCTGGGGCCGGACCGAGGAAACGTATGGCGAGGATACGTTCCTCGTTACGCGAATGGGTGTCGCTGCCGTTCGAGGCTTGCAGGGAGATGGTCCAGCTGTGGATGCGGAGCATGTGATTGCAGCCCCTAAGCATCTTGCTGGCTATGCCCAGTCCGATGGCGGACGTAATTTTGCCCCGAGCCACATACCGTTACGTGTTCTGCAGGATCAAATCTTGCCTCCCTTCAAAGCGGTCGTCCAGGAGGCGGGTGCTCTTGGCATGATGCCTTCCCATAATGAGATTGACGGGATACCGTGTCATGGCAACAGGAAGCTGCTTACCGATACGCTTCGCGAAGATTGGGGCTTTAACGGGATTGTGGTATCTGATTACTTCGACAGCTCGAGACTGGATATTCTGTTCCATGTTGTGAGCAACCAGAAGGAAGCGGCCGTGAAGGCGTTGAAGGCTGGACTCGACATGGATTTGCCGGGCGGCGGATGCTATATCCATTTGCTTGAGGCTGTAGCCGAAGACCCGTCCTTGGAAGAAGTATTGAATATTGCGGTAGCGAGAATATTACGAGCTAAGTTTCTTCTGGGACTATTCGAGAACCCTTATGCGGATGCAGATTATGCGAAGCGGATTATTAACTGTGATTCACATAAGAAGCTCGCCAAGGAAGTCGCAGACAAGTCCATTACGTTGTTGAAGAATGAAGGCGGCCTGCTGCCACTTCAACTCAATAAGCTCCGCAAGCTTGCTGTCATTGGGCCGAATGCTCATCCGATCTGTACGGGCTCCTACAGCACGAAGCCGAATAAAGGAATTAGCATTCTCGATGGCATTATAGCCAAAACGAAGGGGCAGCTGGAGGTCGTGTATGCCAAAGGCTGTGACATTATTAAAGGCAAGGACGATGGCGGGGAGACGGAGCTGGATCGACGCTTAAACAATCCGCAGCTGCGCTCGCTAGATGAGAATGTGGCTTGGATTGAGGAAGCGGTGCAGGTGGCTAAGGAAAGTGAAGTAGCGGTCGTCTGCGTGGGCGGCAACACATTAACGAGCCGGGAAGCGATATTTTTCAATGATGATCGGGGGGATCGGGCTGACCTGAATCTACCGGGGTCCCAGGATGAGCTCGTGAAGCGAATCGTGGAGACAGGAACACCGACTGTCGTCATTCTTATTAACGGTAGTCCGCTTACGATTAACTACATCGCACAGAACGTTCCGGCCATATTGGAAGGATGGTATCTGGGGGAAGAGACGGGCCATACAGTAGCGGATGTGCTGTTCGGCGATGTGAATCCTAGCGGGAAGCTGCCTATCACATTCCCGCGTTCAGTCGGCCAGCTGCCGGTATACTATTCACAAAAACCGACCGGATTATTCAAAAAATATTTATTCGTGGAGCATGATGAGCCCTTGTTCGTGTTCGGTTCCGGCTTAAGCTACACAACCTTCGAATATCGTCATCTGCAATTGAGCTCGAGCTCGATGACCGTGGAGGGGACGGTTACCGTATCTATCGATGTAAGCAATACGGGTGAGGTAGCCGGGGACGAAGTCGTGCAGCTGTATATCACGGATCTGGTGAGCTCGGTGACAAGGCCTATTCAGGAGTTGAAGGGCTTCAAGCGAATTACACTGCAGCCGGGTGAAACGAAGACGGTGTCCTTCCTCATCGAGCCCTCCATGCTGAGCTTTACGGATGAACAGTACGAGACGATCGTAGAGCCTGGGGAGTTCAAGATCATGGTGGGAACGAGCTCGAAGCAGTATGAATCGGTTGTGCTGAACGTAGTGCCAGTGAGCTGA